A stretch of Pseudomonas sp. LS.1a DNA encodes these proteins:
- a CDS encoding ABC transporter permease: MSTLRGLSNLLYRRPNLYLALLLIPPLTWFGAIYLGSLLNLLWQGFYTFDDFTMAVTPDLTLGNFAALFNPSNFDIILRTLGMALAVSLASAVLAFPIAYYMARYTSGKTKAFFYIAVMMPMWASYIVKTYAWTLLLAKGGVAQWFVQQLHLDALLQTVLALPGVGGSTLSTSHLGRFMVFVYIWLPFMILPIQASLERLPPSLLQASADLGARPRQTFVQVILPLSIPGIAAGSIFTFSLTLGDFIVPQLVGPPGYFIGSMVYAQQGAIGNMPMAAAFTLVPIVLIAAYLSIVKRLGAFDAL; this comes from the coding sequence ATGAGCACACTGCGCGGCCTGTCCAACCTGCTGTACCGGCGCCCCAACCTGTACCTGGCCCTGCTGCTGATACCGCCGCTGACCTGGTTCGGCGCGATCTACCTGGGCTCGCTGCTGAACCTGCTGTGGCAGGGTTTCTATACCTTCGACGACTTCACCATGGCGGTAACCCCGGACCTGACCCTGGGCAATTTCGCCGCGCTGTTCAACCCGTCGAACTTCGACATCATCCTGCGCACCCTGGGCATGGCACTGGCGGTGTCGCTGGCCAGTGCGGTACTGGCCTTCCCCATCGCCTACTACATGGCGCGCTACACCAGCGGCAAGACCAAGGCGTTTTTCTACATCGCGGTGATGATGCCGATGTGGGCCAGCTACATCGTCAAGACCTACGCCTGGACCCTGCTGCTGGCCAAGGGCGGCGTGGCCCAGTGGTTCGTCCAGCAGCTGCACCTGGATGCCCTGCTGCAAACGGTGCTGGCGCTGCCGGGCGTTGGCGGCAGCACGCTGTCGACTTCACACCTGGGGCGCTTCATGGTGTTCGTGTACATCTGGCTGCCGTTCATGATCCTGCCGATCCAGGCCTCGCTGGAGCGCTTGCCGCCGTCGCTGTTGCAGGCCTCGGCAGACCTCGGCGCGCGGCCCAGGCAAACCTTCGTGCAAGTGATCCTGCCGCTGTCGATCCCGGGCATTGCCGCCGGCTCGATCTTTACCTTCTCGCTGACCCTGGGCGACTTCATCGTGCCGCAGCTGGTCGGCCCGCCCGGTTACTTCATCGGGAGCATGGTCTATGCCCAGCAAGGGGCGATCGGCAACATGCCGATGGCCGCCGCGTTCACCCTGGTGCCGATCGTGCTGATCGCGGCGTACCTTTCCATCGTCAAGCGCCTGGGGGCCTTCGATGCACTCTGA
- a CDS encoding methyl-accepting chemotaxis protein, with the protein MKNWTLRQRILASFAVIIAIMLLMIVAAYSRLATIASAEQAVGSDSIPGVYYSSMIRSAWVDSYVTSQQLVGLSNRREITSADMELFKGFEDRLKQYMASYQATILSQADQSHFNTFVKLEENYMKIVGQVLEAYRQHDYDEAQRLINEVLTPAWVNGRKHLNQVIEDNRTSAETATNEIVSAVNTAKGSMVVSLLLAIIAAGICGLLLLRAITAPVQRIVHALDKLRSGDLSMRLSLDRKDEFGAIESGFNEMAEALANLVSQAQRSSVQVTTSVTEIAATSKQQQATATETAATTTEIGATSREIAATSRDLVRTMSEVTSAADQASSLAGSGQQGLARMEETMHQVMGAADLVNAKLGILNEKASNITQMVVTIVKVADQTNLLSLNAAIEAEKAGEYGRGFAVVATEVRRLADQTAVATYDIEQMVREIQSAVSAGVMGMDKFSEEVRRGMFEVQQVGEQLSQIIHQVQALAPRVLMVNEGMQAQATGAEQINQALAQLSDASTQTVESLRQASFAIDELSQVAAGLRGGVSRFKV; encoded by the coding sequence GTGAAGAACTGGACCTTGCGCCAACGGATCCTGGCAAGTTTCGCCGTGATCATCGCCATCATGCTGCTGATGATCGTGGCCGCCTACTCGCGGTTGGCGACCATCGCATCCGCCGAGCAGGCAGTGGGCAGCGACAGCATTCCCGGGGTGTACTACAGCTCGATGATCCGTAGCGCCTGGGTCGACAGCTATGTCACCAGCCAGCAACTGGTGGGCCTGTCCAACCGTCGTGAAATCACCTCGGCCGACATGGAGCTGTTCAAAGGTTTCGAGGACCGCCTGAAGCAGTACATGGCGAGTTACCAGGCTACGATCCTGAGTCAAGCCGACCAGAGCCACTTCAACACCTTCGTGAAACTCGAAGAAAACTACATGAAGATCGTCGGCCAGGTACTGGAAGCCTACCGTCAGCACGACTATGACGAAGCCCAGCGGTTGATCAACGAGGTGCTCACCCCGGCCTGGGTCAATGGGCGCAAGCATCTGAACCAGGTTATCGAAGACAATCGGACCTCTGCTGAAACCGCCACCAACGAAATTGTCAGCGCCGTGAACACGGCCAAGGGCAGCATGGTGGTTTCGCTGTTGCTGGCGATCATCGCCGCGGGCATTTGCGGCCTGCTGCTGCTGCGCGCCATCACTGCACCCGTGCAGCGCATTGTCCATGCCCTGGACAAACTGCGCTCGGGTGACCTGAGCATGCGTCTGAGCCTGGACCGCAAGGACGAGTTCGGCGCCATCGAAAGCGGCTTCAACGAAATGGCCGAGGCCTTGGCCAACCTGGTGTCCCAGGCCCAGCGTTCGTCGGTGCAGGTGACCACCTCGGTGACCGAAATCGCCGCCACCTCCAAGCAACAGCAGGCCACTGCCACCGAAACCGCCGCCACCACCACCGAAATCGGTGCCACCTCGCGTGAGATTGCCGCTACCTCGCGTGACCTGGTGCGCACCATGAGCGAAGTCACCTCGGCCGCCGATCAGGCCTCCAGCCTGGCTGGCTCCGGCCAGCAGGGGCTGGCGCGCATGGAAGAAACCATGCACCAGGTGATGGGCGCCGCCGACCTGGTCAATGCCAAACTGGGCATCCTCAACGAAAAGGCCAGCAACATCACCCAGATGGTGGTGACCATCGTCAAGGTCGCCGACCAGACCAACCTGCTGTCGCTCAACGCTGCCATCGAAGCGGAAAAGGCCGGCGAGTACGGCCGCGGCTTTGCCGTGGTGGCCACTGAAGTGCGCCGCCTGGCCGACCAGACTGCCGTGGCCACCTACGACATCGAGCAGATGGTGCGCGAGATCCAGTCGGCGGTGTCGGCCGGGGTCATGGGCATGGACAAGTTTTCCGAAGAAGTACGCCGCGGCATGTTCGAGGTGCAGCAGGTGGGCGAGCAGCTCAGCCAGATCATCCACCAGGTGCAGGCCCTGGCGCCGCGCGTGCTGATGGTCAACGAGGGCATGCAGGCCCAGGCCACGGGTGCCGAGCAGATCAACCAGGCGCTGGCCCAGCTCAGCGATGCCAGCACCCAGACCGTCGAGTCGCTGCGCCAGGCCAGTTTCGCCATCGATGAGCTGAGCCAGGTGGCCGCGGGCCTGCGTGGCGGCGTGTCGCGCTTCAAAGTCTGA
- a CDS encoding CheR family methyltransferase: MIEQRFFRFLRERIGLDVESVGAPMVERALRQRCVAVNAADLDDYWLHLQQSMDEQQALIEAVIVPETWFFRYPESFTALARLAHKRLAELAGARPLRLLSLPCSTGEEPYSLAMALLDAGIAPGAFMIDGMDISPSSVAKAGQAVYGRNAFRGSDLGFRARYFHALDEGHQLHERVREQVSLQVGNVLDPALASRDGLYDFVFCRNLLIYFDVPTQQRVFEVLKRLLHPQGVLFIGPAEGSLLARLGMRPLGIAQSFAYVREEGGGAALVTPPVQPSRGAVPTLAKPGSLQPSAALPRPLRVLPVAAKPAPAREHRREEASELLASIARLANAGASEPARAECQRYLDQFAPSAQVYYWLGLLSDTEGDAQQALTHYRKALYLEPQHPEALVHLAALLAAQGDLAGARRLQERAARVGRESER, from the coding sequence ATGATCGAACAGCGTTTTTTCCGTTTCTTGCGCGAACGCATCGGCCTGGACGTGGAGTCGGTGGGCGCGCCCATGGTCGAGCGTGCGCTGCGCCAGCGTTGCGTAGCCGTGAACGCCGCGGACCTGGATGATTACTGGCTGCACCTGCAGCAGTCGATGGATGAGCAACAGGCGCTGATCGAAGCCGTCATCGTCCCGGAAACCTGGTTTTTCCGTTACCCCGAATCCTTCACCGCCCTGGCCCGCCTGGCGCACAAACGCCTGGCCGAGCTGGCCGGGGCGCGCCCGCTGCGCTTGCTCAGTTTGCCTTGCTCGACCGGCGAGGAGCCCTATTCGCTGGCGATGGCCTTGCTCGACGCCGGTATCGCGCCGGGGGCGTTCATGATCGACGGCATGGACATCAGCCCCAGTTCCGTGGCCAAGGCCGGGCAGGCCGTATACGGGCGCAATGCCTTCCGTGGCAGCGACCTGGGCTTTCGTGCGCGTTACTTCCATGCCCTTGACGAAGGTCACCAACTGCATGAGCGGGTGCGCGAGCAAGTCAGCCTGCAAGTAGGTAACGTGCTCGACCCGGCGCTGGCCAGCCGCGATGGCCTGTACGACTTCGTGTTCTGCCGTAACCTGCTGATCTATTTCGACGTGCCGACCCAGCAACGGGTATTCGAGGTGCTCAAGCGTCTGTTGCATCCACAGGGCGTGCTGTTCATCGGCCCGGCCGAAGGTAGCTTGTTGGCGCGGTTGGGTATGCGCCCGCTGGGGATTGCCCAGTCGTTCGCCTACGTGCGCGAGGAAGGCGGTGGCGCTGCGCTGGTTACGCCACCGGTGCAGCCCTCGCGGGGCGCAGTGCCAACACTGGCCAAGCCGGGCTCTTTACAACCGAGCGCAGCGTTGCCGCGCCCACTGCGCGTGCTGCCCGTGGCCGCCAAGCCAGCGCCGGCCCGCGAGCACAGGCGTGAGGAGGCAAGCGAGTTGCTGGCCAGCATTGCCCGGCTTGCCAATGCCGGCGCCAGCGAACCGGCCCGTGCCGAATGTCAGCGCTACCTGGACCAGTTCGCGCCTTCGGCGCAGGTGTACTACTGGCTTGGGCTGCTCAGCGATACCGAGGGCGATGCACAGCAGGCATTGACCCACTATCGCAAAGCCCTGTACCTGGAACCACAGCACCCCGAGGCGCTGGTGCATCTGGCGGCCTTGCTGGCGGCCCAGGGCGACCTGGCCGGTGCCCGGCGCCTGCAGGAGCGCGCCGCGAGGGTTGGCCGGGAGTCTGAACGATGA
- a CDS encoding chemotaxis protein CheW, producing MKEAAMQLLAEDDAHIDDCWNRIGVHGDKQCPLLERHVHCRNCEVYAAAATRLLDRYALMQDHQAAVAPPVEESSGRSMLLFRLGEEWLALATACLAEIAPLQAVHSLPHQRSRVLLGVANVRGALVPCLSLADLLGVQASAGEPRSGRSMPRMLILAAKGGPVVMAVEEIDGIHRLDPLLLGSGQDATHFTAAVLQWRGRSVRVLDDQHLLSAVQRSLS from the coding sequence ATGAAAGAAGCCGCGATGCAGTTGCTCGCCGAGGATGACGCGCACATCGACGACTGCTGGAACCGCATAGGCGTGCACGGCGACAAACAGTGCCCGCTGCTGGAGCGCCACGTTCACTGCCGCAACTGCGAGGTCTATGCCGCTGCTGCCACTCGCCTGCTCGACCGCTATGCGTTGATGCAGGACCACCAGGCTGCCGTGGCGCCGCCGGTCGAGGAAAGCAGCGGCCGCTCCATGCTGCTGTTCCGACTGGGTGAAGAGTGGCTGGCGCTGGCCACTGCCTGCCTGGCCGAAATTGCCCCGTTGCAAGCGGTGCATTCGCTGCCGCACCAGCGCTCGCGGGTGTTGCTTGGGGTGGCCAACGTGCGCGGTGCGCTGGTGCCATGCCTGTCACTGGCCGACCTGCTGGGTGTGCAGGCCAGCGCTGGCGAACCACGCAGCGGCCGATCGATGCCGCGCATGCTGATCCTGGCCGCCAAGGGTGGGCCGGTAGTGATGGCGGTCGAGGAGATCGACGGCATTCACCGGCTCGACCCGCTGCTGCTGGGCAGTGGCCAGGACGCCACCCACTTCACCGCTGCGGTCCTGCAATGGCGCGGCCGTAGCGTGCGAGTGCTGGACGATCAACACTTACTGTCTGCCGTGCAGCGGAGCCTGTCATGA
- a CDS encoding tellurite resistance TerB family protein: MNTRGLLDQLLKSGQDLLASQAGKGSSGKPGTSAGGLGSLLSGAGGGALAAGAMGLLLGSRKARKYGGKALTYGGLAALGVLAYKAYGNWQARQQVAAAEPQTVDRLPPAQAEQHSQAVLRALVAAAKSDGHIDERERALIEGEFTRLDTDRELQHWLHAELNKPLDPAEVARAAQTPEMAAEMYLASVMMVDQENFMERAYLDELARQLRLDPALRQELESQARLAAGQ; encoded by the coding sequence ATGAATACCCGGGGATTGCTCGACCAGTTGCTCAAGTCCGGCCAGGACTTGCTCGCCAGCCAGGCCGGCAAGGGCAGCTCTGGCAAGCCTGGTACCAGTGCCGGCGGCCTTGGCAGCCTGCTTTCCGGTGCCGGTGGTGGTGCCTTGGCGGCGGGCGCCATGGGCTTGCTGCTGGGCAGCAGGAAAGCCCGCAAATATGGCGGCAAGGCCCTCACCTATGGTGGCCTGGCGGCACTCGGTGTGCTGGCCTACAAGGCCTACGGCAACTGGCAGGCGCGCCAGCAGGTAGCCGCCGCCGAGCCACAGACCGTCGACCGCTTGCCGCCGGCCCAGGCCGAACAGCACAGCCAGGCGGTGCTGCGGGCGCTGGTGGCGGCGGCCAAGTCCGATGGCCACATCGACGAACGCGAGCGAGCGTTGATCGAGGGCGAATTCACCCGCCTGGACACTGACCGCGAATTGCAGCACTGGCTGCATGCCGAGCTGAACAAACCACTGGACCCGGCCGAAGTGGCCCGTGCCGCGCAAACGCCGGAGATGGCCGCCGAGATGTACCTGGCCAGCGTGATGATGGTCGACCAGGAAAACTTCATGGAGCGCGCCTACCTGGACGAACTGGCCCGCCAGCTGCGCCTGGACCCTGCCCTGCGCCAGGAACTGGAAAGCCAGGCAAGGCTTGCCGCCGGCCAATAG
- a CDS encoding chemotaxis protein CheW yields MNDLQTRAARAGNAKGALYLQFRIREQRFALSVYEVIEVLPQQPLKPIAKAPAWVAGILAHRGLLVPVVDLAALSFGQPAAQRTSTRLVLVHYRGGLQLGLILEQATETLRCHPDEFQPYGMDSGEAPYLGPVRQDEQGLLQRIEVNELLPDAVHELLYVNDPTGMPT; encoded by the coding sequence ATGAACGACTTGCAAACGCGCGCCGCGCGGGCGGGCAACGCGAAGGGGGCGTTGTATCTACAGTTTCGCATCCGCGAGCAACGCTTTGCCCTGAGCGTGTACGAGGTGATCGAGGTGCTGCCACAGCAGCCACTCAAGCCGATCGCCAAGGCGCCTGCCTGGGTCGCAGGCATCCTTGCACACCGAGGCCTGCTGGTGCCGGTGGTCGACCTGGCGGCATTGAGCTTCGGCCAGCCGGCAGCGCAGCGCACCAGTACCCGCCTGGTGCTGGTGCACTACCGAGGCGGCTTGCAGCTTGGCCTGATCCTGGAGCAGGCCACCGAAACCCTGCGTTGCCACCCCGACGAGTTTCAGCCGTATGGCATGGACAGCGGCGAAGCCCCGTACCTTGGCCCGGTGCGTCAGGATGAGCAGGGCTTGTTGCAGCGCATCGAAGTCAACGAACTGTTGCCAGATGCCGTGCACGAGTTGCTGTACGTGAATGATCCGACAGGGATGCCGACATGA
- the ydcS gene encoding putative ABC transporter substrate-binding protein YdcS, translating into MSVHKTALLGLTACAVLASASLQAGEPPKALGPGEGRLDIVAWPGYIERGESDKAYDWVSGFEKETGCKVSVKTAATSDEMVSLMTKGGYDLVTASGDASLRLIAGKRVQPINTALIPNWKNIDPRLQNGSWYVVDKQVYGTPYQWGPNVLLYNTDVFKQAPTSWGVLFEPQNLPDGKPNKGRVQAYDGPIYIADAALYLKTAKPELGIQDPYELSEAQYKAVLELLRQQQPLIHRYWHDATVQMSDVKNEGVVASSSWGYMVNGLKAEKQPVASTIPKEGATGWADTTMLHSEAKHPNCAYKWMDWSLQPKVQGDVAAWFGSLPAVPAACTGSELLGAEGCKTNGFDNFDKIAFWKTPQAQGGKFVPYSRWTQDYIAIMGGR; encoded by the coding sequence ATGTCAGTGCACAAGACCGCATTGCTCGGCCTCACCGCCTGCGCCGTGCTGGCCAGCGCCAGCCTGCAGGCTGGCGAACCGCCCAAGGCCCTGGGGCCCGGCGAGGGCCGCCTGGACATCGTCGCCTGGCCCGGCTACATCGAGCGCGGTGAAAGCGACAAGGCCTACGACTGGGTGAGCGGCTTCGAGAAGGAAACCGGCTGCAAGGTCAGCGTCAAGACCGCTGCCACCTCGGACGAGATGGTCAGCCTGATGACCAAGGGCGGCTATGACCTGGTCACCGCCTCGGGCGATGCCTCGCTGCGGCTGATCGCGGGCAAGCGGGTACAGCCGATCAACACCGCCTTGATCCCCAACTGGAAGAACATCGACCCACGGTTGCAGAACGGTAGCTGGTACGTAGTCGACAAGCAGGTCTACGGTACCCCGTACCAGTGGGGGCCGAACGTGCTGCTGTACAACACCGACGTGTTCAAGCAGGCGCCCACCAGCTGGGGTGTGCTGTTCGAGCCGCAGAACCTGCCCGATGGCAAGCCGAACAAAGGCCGCGTGCAGGCCTACGATGGGCCGATCTACATCGCCGACGCGGCGTTGTACCTGAAGACGGCCAAGCCGGAGCTGGGCATCCAGGACCCGTACGAGCTGAGCGAAGCGCAGTACAAGGCCGTGCTGGAACTGCTGCGCCAGCAGCAACCGCTGATCCATCGCTACTGGCATGACGCCACGGTGCAGATGAGCGACGTGAAGAACGAAGGCGTGGTCGCCTCCAGCTCCTGGGGTTACATGGTCAATGGCCTGAAGGCCGAGAAACAGCCCGTGGCCTCGACCATTCCCAAGGAAGGCGCGACCGGCTGGGCCGACACCACCATGCTGCACAGCGAGGCCAAGCACCCCAACTGTGCCTACAAGTGGATGGACTGGTCGCTGCAGCCGAAGGTACAGGGTGATGTGGCGGCCTGGTTCGGTTCGTTGCCGGCGGTACCGGCGGCCTGCACCGGCAGCGAGCTGCTGGGGGCCGAAGGTTGCAAGACCAATGGCTTCGACAACTTCGACAAGATCGCCTTCTGGAAAACCCCGCAGGCCCAGGGGGGCAAGTTCGTGCCGTATAGCCGCTGGACCCAGGATTACATTGCGATCATGGGTGGGCGCTGA
- a CDS encoding ABC transporter ATP-binding protein has protein sequence MPLAVQFTQVSRTFGEVKAVDQVSIDIIDGEFFSMLGPSGSGKTTCLRLIAGFEQPTSGSIRIHGVEAAGVPPYQRDVNTVFQDYALFPHMNVLDNIAYGLKVKGVAKAERHSRAEEALAMVALAGYGARKPAQLSGGQRQRVALARALVNRPRVLLLDEPLGALDLKLREQMQGELKKLQRQLGITFIFVTHDQTEALSMSDRVAVFNRGRIEQVDTPRNLYMQPATPFVAEFVGTSNVVRGELATLLNGSPAPFSIRPEHIRLGDPATAGQHVQVSGLLHDIQYQGSATRYELQLDSGQLLAVSQANDRWQAQAQAWQPGQRVQAHWPREAMTVLRETEGR, from the coding sequence ATGCCCCTAGCCGTCCAGTTCACCCAGGTTTCCCGCACTTTCGGCGAGGTCAAGGCCGTCGACCAGGTCAGCATCGACATCATCGATGGCGAATTCTTCTCCATGCTCGGCCCCTCTGGCTCGGGCAAGACCACCTGCCTGCGCCTGATCGCCGGCTTCGAGCAACCCACCAGCGGTTCGATCCGCATCCACGGCGTCGAAGCCGCCGGCGTGCCGCCCTACCAGCGCGACGTCAACACCGTATTCCAGGACTATGCACTGTTCCCGCACATGAACGTACTGGACAACATCGCCTACGGCCTGAAGGTAAAAGGCGTGGCCAAGGCCGAACGCCACAGCCGCGCCGAAGAAGCCCTGGCCATGGTGGCCCTGGCCGGCTACGGCGCGCGCAAGCCGGCGCAGCTGTCCGGCGGCCAACGCCAACGCGTGGCCCTGGCCCGCGCACTGGTCAACCGGCCACGGGTCCTGCTGCTGGACGAGCCGCTGGGCGCGCTGGACCTGAAGCTGCGCGAACAGATGCAGGGCGAGCTGAAAAAGCTGCAGCGCCAGCTGGGTATCACCTTCATTTTCGTCACCCATGACCAGACGGAGGCGCTGTCGATGTCCGACCGGGTGGCGGTGTTCAACCGTGGCCGCATCGAGCAGGTCGACACCCCGCGCAATCTGTACATGCAACCGGCCACCCCCTTCGTTGCCGAATTCGTCGGCACCTCCAACGTTGTGCGCGGCGAACTGGCCACGCTGCTCAATGGCAGCCCGGCGCCCTTCTCCATCCGCCCCGAACACATCCGTCTCGGCGACCCGGCCACAGCCGGTCAGCATGTCCAGGTCAGCGGCCTGCTGCACGATATCCAGTACCAGGGCAGTGCCACTCGCTACGAGCTGCAACTGGACAGCGGCCAGCTACTGGCGGTGAGCCAGGCCAACGACCGCTGGCAGGCGCAGGCACAGGCCTGGCAACCCGGGCAACGGGTACAGGCACACTGGCCCCGTGAAGCCATGACGGTGCTGCGGGAAACCGAGGGCCGCTGA
- a CDS encoding ABC transporter permease: MHSEKASTGLRLAAWGGLLFLHFPILIIFLYAFNTEDAAFSFPPKGFTLKWFAVAFARPDVLEAIKLSLQVACLATLIALVLGTLASAALYRRSFFGKESISLMLILPIALPGIITGIALLSAFKTLGIEPGLFTIVVGHATFCVVIVYNNVIARLRRTSQSLIEASMDLGADGWQTFRYIILPNLGSALLAGGMLAFALSFDEIIVTTFTAGHERTLPIWLLNQLSRPRDVPVTNVVAMLVMLVTMLPILGAYYLTRGGESVAGSGK; this comes from the coding sequence ATGCACTCTGAAAAAGCCTCGACCGGGCTGCGCCTGGCGGCCTGGGGCGGGTTGCTGTTCCTGCACTTCCCGATCCTGATCATCTTCCTGTATGCCTTCAACACCGAAGACGCAGCGTTCAGCTTCCCGCCCAAGGGCTTTACCCTGAAGTGGTTCGCCGTGGCCTTCGCCCGGCCCGATGTGCTGGAGGCGATCAAGCTGTCGCTGCAGGTGGCCTGCCTGGCCACGCTGATCGCCCTGGTGCTCGGCACGCTGGCCTCGGCGGCGCTGTACCGGCGCAGCTTTTTCGGCAAGGAGAGCATTTCGCTGATGCTGATCCTGCCCATCGCCCTGCCCGGTATCATCACCGGCATCGCCCTGCTCTCGGCGTTCAAGACCTTAGGGATAGAGCCCGGCCTGTTCACCATCGTGGTCGGCCACGCCACGTTCTGCGTGGTGATCGTCTACAACAACGTGATCGCCCGCCTGCGGCGTACTTCGCAGAGCCTGATCGAAGCCTCGATGGACCTGGGCGCCGACGGCTGGCAGACCTTCCGCTACATCATCCTGCCCAACCTCGGCTCGGCGCTGCTGGCCGGCGGCATGCTGGCCTTTGCCCTGTCGTTCGACGAAATCATCGTCACCACCTTCACCGCCGGCCACGAACGCACCCTGCCGATCTGGCTGCTCAACCAGCTCAGCCGCCCGCGCGACGTGCCGGTGACCAACGTGGTCGCCATGCTGGTGATGCTGGTGACCATGCTGCCAATCCTTGGCGCCTATTACCTGACCCGTGGCGGCGAAAGCGTCGCGGGCAGTGGCAAATGA